In the genome of Plasmodium yoelii strain 17X genome assembly, chromosome: 14, one region contains:
- a CDS encoding PIR protein, protein MNKDLCNLFFAVRSWFPDELDNGKYKFKDDNEYKQYFNKDSYDDIDKINGWCLFLFNKIFMGYYLCEYCPNSNTNAVAYILAWLSYKLHQKTDNGITNLIDFYTNHMQNVKEYKESIKDSAENTTYIELINKNNDFLNINFEYMSKFYEAFILLCNMYNEVDEINPKCEKYWEYYNEFFKKYEELKKDSSNYGDDSYIRMLSILSNDYDNLKSKCNNFSSLLTYSLISIAFIFVAIPIFLGISYKYSLFGFRKRFQKQKLREKIKNIMKKMIH, encoded by the exons atgaataaggatctg tgtaatTTGTTCTTTGCTGTAAGGAGTTGGTTTCCCGATGAATTGGataatggaaaatataaatttaaagatGATAATGAATACAAACAGTATTTCAATAAAGATTCATATGATgatatcgataaaattaacgGTTGgtgtttatttttgtttaataaaatttttatggGTTATTATTTGTGTGAGTATTGCCCAAACAGTAATACCAATGCTGTTGCATACATTTTGGCgtggttaagttataagtTACATCAAAAAACAGATAATGGAATTACTAATTTGATTGATTTCTATACTAATCATATGCAAAATGTCAAGGAGTATAAAGAATCTATAAAGGATTCTGCGGAGAATACAACTTATATTgagcttataaataaaaataatgattttctgaatattaattttgaatatatgtctaaattttatgaagcatttatattattatgtaacatgtataATGAAGTTGATGAAATCAATCCAAAATGCGAGAAATATTGGgaatattataatgaattttttaaaaaatatgaagaacTTAAGAAAGATTCTAGTAATTATGGAGACGATTCATATATTCGAATGTTGTCtattttatcaaatgattatgataatttaaaaagtaaatgtaataatttttcatccCTTCTAACTTATTCACTAATTTCAAttgcatttatatttgttgcaataccaatttttttgggaatttcttataag tattcgttatttggatttcgaaaacgatttcaaaaacaaaaattaagagaaaaaataaaaaatataatgaagaaaatgattcattaa
- a CDS encoding PIR protein, which produces MNKKVCEKFENVWENFPDTLTNNKYHEFETNNFLNSHCDNGQCDTDIKKISAGFFYLLSGFFGDSNSFNFDEKTNNDIFYYIMIWLSYMLNLKENEANNSLQYFYSIDISNQNKYKNSIAGFTDYTSYKDLLDKKKIVNMDIKTISKFYAPFKSLCNMHTRFIDSTSDCTKCLNDANEFAKKYKELNDDSSITNDSSYNKLLCTLSNDYDNFKKKCKDSSSFPAINKPNITPKCPEQNLRSAVISEDAPSSSSIANKLFTVLSIFGAIAFFLGISYKYSLFGFRKRFKKQQIREKIKNIKKRMNH; this is translated from the exons atgaataagaaagtg tgtgaaaAATTCGAGAATGTATGGGAGAATTTTCCCGATACATTGACcaataataaatatcatGAATTTGAaactaataattttttaaatagtcATTGTGATAATGGTCAATGTGATACtgatatcaaaaaaattagtgctggatttttttatttgcttaGTGGATTTTTTGGGGATTCTAATTCGTTTAACTTTGATGAAAAAACTAATAacgatattttttattacattatgatatggttaagttatatgttaaacctaaaagaaaatgaagcAAACAACAGtctacaatatttttatagtatAGATATATCAAATcaaaataagtataaaaattctatagCTGGTTTTACGGATTATACTAGTTATAAGGATCttttagataaaaaaaaaattgtgaatatggatattaaaactatatctaaattttatgctccatttaaatcattatgtaacatgCATACTAGATTTATTGATAGCACGTCAGATTGCACAAAATGTTTGAATGATGCTAATGAAtttgctaaaaaatataaagaacttAATGATGATTCTAGTATTACTAATGATAGTTCCTATAATAAACTATTGTGtactttatcaaatgattatgataattttaaaaagaaatgCAAAGACAGTTCATCCTTTCCAGCGATAAACAAACCAAATATTACTCCAAAATGTCCTGAACAAAATTTAAGATCTGCAGTAATTTCTGAAGATGCaccatcaagttcgtcgatagcaaacaaattatttacagttttatcgatatttggtgcaatagcattttttttaggaatttcttataag tattcattatttggatttcggaaacgatttaaaaaacaacaaataagagaaaaaataaaaaatataaagaagagaatgaatcattaa
- a CDS encoding PIR protein gives MNKEVCKRFKNVWEDFLDKLDENKKYQFNDGNFFKEYCNNNCSSYINKMNAGILYLLDGFFKDSGSFESVAKNNINIVEYIIIWLSYMLNLKDIPGITYINEFYDDFINDNKYKNSIDDVDAYNSYDDLINKKKLMKMKIKDISKFYDPFKLLCEMYAEFDENKEDCSKYLDKANQFVEKYKKLNEGSNNTDDSSYKQIFCTLSTDYDNLKKKFNDVNCSNSSSFPTIEKEKIPAKCSEQISEVASSSSSIASKLIPVLSIFGAIAILLGVSYRYSLFGFRKRTQKHHLREKLKK, from the exons atgaataaggaagtg tgtaaaaGGTTCAAGAATGTATGGGAGGATTTTCTCGATAAATTAGacgaaaataaaaagtatcAATTTAATGATGGTAATTTTTTCAAAGAgtattgtaataataattgttctagttatatcaataaaatgaatgctggaattttatatttgcttGATGGATTCTTTAAGGATTCTGGTTCGTTTGAGTCTGTtgcaaaaaataacataaatattgttgaatacattatcatatggttaagttatatgttaaatcTAAAGGATATCCCAGGAATAACgtatataaatgaattttatgatgattttataaatgataataagtataaaaattctatagATGATGTTGATGCTTATAATAGTTATGATgatcttataaataaaaaaaaattaatgaaaatgaaaattaaagatatatctaaattttatgatccatttaaattattatgtgaaatgtatgctgaatttgatgaaaataagGAAGATTGCTCAAAATATTTAGACAAAGCTAATcaatttgttgaaaaatataaaaaacttaATGAAGGTTCTAATAATACTGATGACAGTtcatataaacaaatattcTGTACTTTATCAAcagattatgataatttaaaaaagaaatttaaTGATGTTAATTGTTCCAATTCTTCGTCATTTCCAACgatagaaaaagaaaaaattccTGCAAAATGTTCTGAACAAATTTCTGAAGTtgcatcatcaagttcgtcgatagcaagcaaattaattccggttttatcgatatttggtgcaatagcaattttattgggagtttcttatagg tattcgttatttggatttcggaaacgaacCCAAAAACaccatttaagagaaaagctaaaaaaataa
- a CDS encoding PIR protein, with protein sequence MLTSKMCGEFETIWKFFSDDLNESGNYNFTSGMLKNYCPSKKCDSDIDKINAGCLWLFNKYYGSSYNFSSNADDKIDIVVFIMIWLGYKLNKMLNTEFPNLKDFYSKHIQNAEEYNKTINGVKGYISYIDLINKNEYVINISNENMSKLYDLFKNLCKMYIEVSKTNIDRTKYSKYAEEFVNKYKDLNEDSNNVDGSSYKQILSTLSNEYKHFRNSYVKSNIRSTLPELITEKTPQVFVSNPKGIQDVSLSEASVLSSEIEVSDSDSGSPSSSILNKLISIPFIFVATLILLGIAYKYSLFGFRKRSQKQHLREKLKK encoded by the exons ATGTTAACTAGTAAAATG TGTGGAGAGTTTGAAACTATATGGAAGTTTTTTTCCGATGATTTAAATGAATCtggaaattataattttacaaGTGGAATGCTCAAGAATTACTGCCCTAGTAAAAAATGTGACAGTGATATCGATAAGAttaatgctggatgtttatggttatttaataaatattatggaagttcatataatttttcgaGTAATGCAGATGACAAAATTGATATTGTTGTatttattatgatatggttaggctataaattaaataaaatgttaaatacaGAATTTCCCAATTTAAAAGATTTTTATAGTAAGCATATACAAAATGCCGAGGAATATAATAAGACTATAAACGGTGTTAAGGGGTATATAAGTTATATTgatcttataaataaaaacgaaTATGTGATAAATATTTCTAATGAAAATATGTCTAAACTTtatgatttatttaaaaatttgtgTAAAATGTATATTGAAGTTTCAAAGACGAACATCGatagaacaaaatattcaaaatatgcTGAAGAATTtgttaacaaatataaagaTCTTAATGAAGATTCTAATAATGTTGATGGAAGTtcatataaacaaatattgtctacattatcaaatgaaTATAAGCATTTTAGAAATAGTTACGTTAAGTCTAATATACGAAGTACACTTCCAGAACTTATAACGGAAAAAACACCACAAGTTTTTGTATCAAATCCTAAAGGAATACAAGATGTCTCCTTGAGTGAAGCATCAGTATTAAGTTCTGAAATTGAAGTATCAGATTCTGATTCAGGATCACCAAGTTCATcgatattaaataaattaatttcaattccatttatatttgttgcaacattaattttattaggaattgcatataag tattcgttattcggatttcggaaacgatctcaaaaacaacatttaagagaaaaactaaaaaaataa
- a CDS encoding PIR protein: MTIEGCKHFKNLWNYFPDKSDNSGFRNLFFKKYCHNDNCDTNIKKINAGCLWLFNNFFGAGGISFYGDTYKHVVVCIMIWLSYKLILNKVDNITTLNDFYSKHIEKNEKYIESEIYNNQKFKGYKDIIDQIKEYMDIDINEISKFYELLKLLCNMDTHYKNDKSTEFIQDAEKFVEEYGKLRDHDNNTDNSSYNKILHVLSNYYNNFEKYRVYIITEMKRPLLSTEKRSKKVDVEGSKEIQTTESFTETEKPNILTEPPISNTAISGSSLVNKIILVLSIFGAIAFFLGISYKYSLFGFRKRFQKQKLREKIKK; the protein is encoded by the exons ATGACAATTGAAGGG TGCAAACACTTTAAAAATTTGTGGAATTATTTTCCCGATAAATCGGACAATTCTGGATTTAGAAATCTATTTTTTAAGAAATACTGCCATAACGATAATTGTGACACTAATATCAAGAAGAttaatgctggatgtttatggttatttaataattttttcggTGCAGGTggtatttcattttatggTGATACTTATAAGCATGTGGTTGTAtgtattatgatatggttaagttataaattAATCCTAAATAAAGTTGATAATATCACCACATTAAACGATTTTTATTCTAAgcatatagaaaaaaacgaGAAGTATATTGAGAgtgaaatttataataatcaaaAATTTAAAGGTTATAAGGATATCATAGATCAAATAAAGGAATATATGGATATTGATATTAATGAgatatctaaattttatgaattacttaaattattatgcaATATGGATACTCATTATAAGAATGATAAAAGTACCGAGTTTATACAAGATGCCGAAAAATTTGTTGAAGAATATGGAAAGCTTCGTGATCATGATAATAATACTGACAATAGTTCatacaataaaatattacatGTTTTAtctaattattataataattttgaaaaatacaGAGTTTATATTATAACAGAAATGAAACGTCCTCTATTATCAACAGAAAAAAGATCCAAAAAAGTTGATGTAGAAGGTTCTAAAGAAATTCAAACAACTGAATCCTTTACTGAAACAGAAAAACCAAATATTTTAACGGAACCCCCGATTTCTAATACTGCAATATCAGGATCGTCACTagtaaacaaaataattctagttttatcgatatttggtgcaatcgcattttttttaggaatttcttataag tattctttatttggatttcggaaacgatttcaaaaacaaaaattaagagaaaagataaaaaaataa
- a CDS encoding PIR protein, whose protein sequence is MNKQMCKMFLVVRNSISDKLDNNKNYRIINEQPIKEYCTNNMCVNELEKINAGCLFLFDALFKDSSVFSYYTKNNINIVKYIIIWLSYMLNLKEQVGTVNNLQYFYNMYMEGGDKYKNRITDIKEYSSYKDLIDKINMMNMDIKDISKFYDAFSTLCNMYIEFDEDSPNCNKFSEQGKEFVRKYEELKKNYNITEDSPYNQVLSILSTDYNNFKNKCKILPSLPTIDKKPHAQSSEATSSSSISKNLFIVLSIFGAIGFFLGISYKYSLFGFRKRFQKQKLREKLKNIKKRMNQ, encoded by the exons atgaataagcaaatg tgtaaaaTGTTCCTTGTTGTAAGGAACTCGATTTCCGATAAATTGGAcaataacaaaaattatagaaTAATTAATGAACAACCTATCAAAGAGTATTGTACTAATAATATGTGTGTTAATGAActcgaaaaaattaatgctggatgtttatttttgtttgatGCATTGTTTAAGGATTCTTCTGTGTTTTCgtattatacaaaaaataacatcaatattgttaaatacattatcatatggttaagttatatgttaaacctaaagGAACAAGTAGGAACTGTGAACAAtctacaatatttttataatatgtatatggaGGGTGGTGATAAGTACAAAAATCGTATAACTGATATTAAGGAGTATAGTAgttataaggatcttatagataaaataaatatgatgaatatggatattaaagatatatctaaattttatgatgcatttagtacattatgtaatatgtatattgaATTTGATGAAGACAGCCCAAATTGCAATAAATTTTCGGAACAAGGTAAAGAATTTGTTAGAAAATATGAAGAACttaagaaaaattataatattactgAAGACAGTCCATATAACCAAGTATTATCTATtttatcaactgattataataattttaaaaataaatgtaaaatttTACCATCTCTTCCAACGATAGATAAAAAACCTCATGCACAAAGTTCTGAAGCtacatcaagttcgtcgatatcAAAGAActtatttatagttttatcgatatttggtgcaataggattttttttaggaatttcttacaag tattcgttatttggatttcggaaacgatttcaaaaacaaaaattaagagaaaagctaaaaaatataaagaagagaatgaatcAATAA
- a CDS encoding PIR protein, whose protein sequence is MSKELFSTIKRLDNCFSREVLLKKGGCCYVSYKDYCPTKQNGGKRECNTNGEKINAGLMWLLEKFKDHYCNGSSGNKNIKYPEYAILWLSNIINKTPGEGISTLKDFYTKHIENNAHYTNSNSDGKNCNNSLKDGIGHANFKKFIEENENFMNIDMNTMAMLYDAFEILCNMYTEFNEKTTDCRKYLQYAKEFIEFYGYLNQISDITENSPYRQVLSTLLNDYDNFKKIYNNAQCSKSVPLPTIENIQASALSSEITLSNLSIEKKLSIVLSIFGAIVLFLGISYKYSLFGVRERAQKHLRRKLKKLRRKWTINI, encoded by the exons ATGTCTAAAGAATtg tTCTCCACAATTAAAAGGCTTGACAATTGTTTTTCCCGTGAAGTATTACTTAAAAAAGGAGGATGTTGTTATGTATCATACAAAGATTATTGTCCCACCAAACAAAATGGGGGAAAGAGAGAATGTAACACAAATggtgaaaaaattaatgctggGCTTATGTGGTTGTTAGAGAAGTTCAAGGATCATTATTGTAATGGTAGTTctggaaataaaaatatcaaatatCCTGAATATgctattttatggttaagtaatataataaataaaacgcCAGGTGAAGGAATCAGCACATTAAAAGATTTTTATACTAaacatatagaaaataatgcGCATTATACTAATTCCAATAGTGATggtaaaaattgtaataattcATTAAAAGATGGAATAGGACATGCAAATTTTAAGAAGTTCATAGAAGAAAACGAAAATTTCATGAATATAGATATGAACACTATGGCTATGTTGTATGATGCATTTGAAATCTTATGTAATATGTATACTGAATTTAACGAAAAAACGACAGATTGCAGGAAATATTTGCAATATGCTAAAGAATTTATTGAATTTTATGGTTACCTTAATCAAATTTCTGATATCACTGAAAATAGTCCATATCGTCAAGTATTGTCTACTTTATTaaatgattatgataattttaaaaagatatataataatgctcAATGTTCCAAATCTGTACCTCTTCCAACAATAGAAAACATACAAGCTTCTGCGCTAAGTTCTGAAATTACATTATCAAATTTGTcgatagaaaaaaaattatctatagttttatctatatttggtgcaatagtactttttttgggaatttcttataag tattcgttatttggggTTCGGGAAAGAGCTCAAAAACATTTAAGAagaaagctaaaaaaattaagaagaaaatggacaattaatatatga
- a CDS encoding PIR protein, producing MLNIRVCGEFESMWKFFSDELKGSGEYDISLRVFNKYCPNNNCNNDINKINAGCLWLFNQFYGDVVNFSRYADDKIDIVVFIMIWLGYKLNQKLIKEFPNLKDFYSKHIQNAEEYNKTINGVKGYTSYIDLINKHDYVINISNENMSKLYDLFKNLCKMYNDSSKASNNSKKYIEYAEEFVKKYKDLNEDSNNVEGSSYNKILSTLSNEYTYFRNSYVKSIKRSTVPELITKKTTHVSASNPIEGKDVSLGETSVSSSKTEVSISKDKVSDSDSGSPSSSILNKLISIPFIFVATLILLGIVYKYSLFGFRKRSQKQHLREKLKK from the exons ATGTTAAATATTAGAGTG TGTGGAGAGTTTGAAAGTATGTGGAAGTTTTTTTCTGATGAATTGAAGGGATCTGGAGAATATGATATTAGTTTGAGagtttttaataaatattgccctaataataattgtaataACGATATCAATAAGAttaatgctggatgtttatggTTATTTAATCAATTTTATGGGGATGTTGTAAATTTTTCGAGATATGCAGATGACAAAATTGATATTGTTGTatttattatgatatggttaggctataaattaaatcaaaaGTTAATTAAAGAATTTCCCAATTTAAAAGATTTTTATAGTAAGCATATACAAAATGCCGAGGAATATAATAAGACTATAAACGGTGTTAAGGGGTATACAAGTTATATTGATCTTATAAATAAACACGATTATGTGATAAATATTTCTAATGAAAATATGTCTAAACTTtatgatttatttaaaaatttgtgtaaaatgtataatgATAGTTCAAAGGCGAGCAATAATAGCAAAAAGTATATAGAATATGCTGaagaatttgttaaaaaatataaagatctTAATGAAGATTCTAATAATGTTGAAGGAAGTtcatataacaaaatattgtctacattatcaaatgaatatacttattttagaAATAGTTACGTTAAGTCTATTAAACGAAGTACAGTTCCAGAACTTATAACGAAAAAAACAACACATGTTTCTGCATCAAATCCTATAGAAGGAAAAGATGTCTCCTTGGGTGAAACGTCAGTATCAAGTTCTAAAACTGAAGTATCTATTTCCAAAGATAAAGTATCAGATTCTGATTCAGGATCACCAAGTTCATcgatattaaataaattaatttcaattccatttatatttgttgcaacattaattttattaggaATTGtatataag tattcgttattcggatttcggaaacgatctcaaaaacaacatttaagagaaaaactaaaaaaataa
- a CDS encoding PIR protein, with product MLTSKMCGEFETIWKFFSDDLNESGNYDFSTGMLKNYCPSKKCDSDIDKINAGCLWLFNKYYGSSYNFSSNADDKIDIVVFIMTWLGYKLNQKLNKEFPNLKDFYSKNMQNVDEYKKPIDDVSKYKSYIDLINKKENLIDIDTKLMSKLYDLFKNLCKMYNEVSKANKDKTKYSKYAEEFVNKYKDLNEDSNNVDGSSYKQILSTLSNEYKHFRNSYVKSNIRDIFPELITEKTPQVSASNPIEGKDVSLGETSVSRSETDMSDSQTDVSDSQTTLFSSLTINKLISIPFILVATLILLGIAYKYSLFGFRKRSQKQHLREKLKK from the exons ATGTTAACTAGTAAAATG TGTGGAGAGTTTGAAACTATATGGAAGTTTTTTTCCGATGATTTAAATGAATCTGGGAATTATGATTTTTCAACTGGAATGCTCAAGAATTACTGCCCTAGTAAAAAATGTGACAGTGATATCGATAAGAttaatgctggatgtttatggttatttaataaatattatggaagttcatataatttttcgaGTAATGCAGATGACAAAATTGATATTGTTGTATTTATTATGACATGGTTAGGCtataaattaaatcaaaagttaaataaagaatttcccaatttaaaagatttttatagtaaaaatatgcaaaatgtCGATGAGTATAAAAAGCCTATAGATGATGTTTCGAAATACAAATCTTATATTgatcttataaataaaaaagaaaatttgaTAGATATTGATACTAAGCTTATGTCTAAACTTtatgatttatttaaaaatttgtgCAAAATGTATAATGAAGTTTCAAAGGCGAACAAggataaaacaaaatattcaaaatatgcTGAAGAATTtgttaacaaatataaagaTCTTAATGAAGATTCTAATAATGTTGATGGAAGTtcatataaacaaatattgtctacattatcaaatgaaTATAAGCATTTTAGAAATAGTTACGTTAAGTCTAATATACGAGATATATTTCCAGAACTTATAACGGAAAAAACTCCACAAGTTTCTGCATCAAATCCTATAGAAGGAAAAGATGTCTCCTTGGGTGAAACGTCGGTATCAAGATCTGAAACTGATATGTCAGATTCTCAAACTGATGTATCAGATTCTCAAACAACACTATTTAGTTCATTGACAATAAACAAACTAATTTCAATTCCATTTATATTGGTTGcaacattaattttattaggaattgcatataag tattcgttatttggatttcggaaacgatctcaaaaacaacatttaagagaaaagctaaaaaaataa
- a CDS encoding PIR protein: MNKQGCKWFNSLWFHFPDELKDNENYKFSYGDQNFKQYCTNNSCDSNLEKINAACLYLFNAFFGNHNSFKTNAKNNFDVVDYIIIWLSYMLSLKQENGINKLNDFYTNHIATNAHYNNTIHGIRDYKCYKQIIDKKKDFLDIDINNNIISKFYEAFKLLYEMYYAFDGSTSNCKKCSKNVNQFVETYENLYKNYNNTDSIPYKKILFTLSTDYNKLKNECNGIQSFPSIETTNNLVKISEQPSAQISATDSKQTVKSSEVTSSSSSIVSKLISIPFIFVATLIFLGISYKYSLFGFRKRPQKQQIREKLKK, encoded by the exons atgaataagcaaggg tgtaaaTGGTTCAATTCTCTATGGTTTCATTTTCCCGACGAATTGaaagataatgaaaattataaattttcataTGGTGATCAAAATTTCAAACAGTATTGTACTAATAATAGTTGTGATAGTAATctcgaaaaaattaatgctgcatgtttatatttgtttaatgCATTCTTTGGAAATCATAATTCGTTTAAAACTAATGCAAAAAATAACTTCGATGTTGTTGattacattattatatggttaagttatatgctAAGCCTAAAACAAGAAAACGGAAtcaataaattaaatgaCTTCTATACTAACCATATAGCAACAAATGCgcattataataatacaatacaTGGTATTAGAGattataaatgttataagcaaatcatagataaaaaaaaggatTTTTTGGatattgatataaataataatattatatctaaattttatgaagcatttaaattattatatgaaatgTATTATGCATTTGATGGAAGCACGTCAAATTGCAAAAAATGTTCGAAAAATGTTAATCAATTTGTTGAAACATATGAAAATCtttacaaaaattataataacacTGATAGTATtccatataaaaaaatattgtttacattatcaactgattataataaattaaaaaatgaatgtaaCGGTATTCAATCCTTTCCATCGATAGAAACAACAAACAATTTGGTAAAAATTTCTGAACAACCTTCTGCACAAATTTCTGCAACTGATTCTAAACAAACTGTAAAAAGTTCTGAAgttacatcatcaagttcgtcgatagtaagcaaattaatttcaattccatttatatttgttgcaacgttaatttttttgggaatttcttataag tattcgttatttggatttcggaaacgacctcaaaaacaacaaataagagaaaagctaaaaaaataa
- a CDS encoding PIR protein yields the protein MDKEVCGRFKNVWTNFTYDSSDKSYKFTNNNSNTFCGNNSCDSNIEKINAVCLYLFNQFFGDSSSPKKHNNINIVEYIMIWLSYMLNLIENNDNNISNLKHFYDTNIKNDKYTKSIVKVEGCKNYKELIDKTNLMSMDIKDISKFYEAFKSLCEMYTEFNESTSNCTNISQKAKEFVTKYDNLSENSGVTSNSPYNKLLCTLSSDFNNLKNKCNDSSSFPTIDKTKSTIKCPEEISDATSSSSTANKLFIVLSIFGAIAIFLGISYKYSLFGFRKRFQKQKLKEKIKNIKKRMNH from the exons ATGGATAAAGAAGTg tgTGGAAGGTTCAAGAATGTATGGACGAATTTTACATATGATTCGAGTGATAAAAGCtataaatttacaaataataatagcaataCCTTTTGTGGTAATAATAGTTGTGATAGTAATatcgaaaaaattaatgctgtATGTTTATACCTTTTTAATCAATTCTTTGGGGATTCTTCTTCGCCTAAGAAACATAATAACATTAATATTGttgaatatattatgatatggttaagttatatgttaaacctaatcgaaaataatgataacaaCATCAGcaatttaaaacatttttatgatacaaatataaagaatGATAAGTATACAAAGTCTATAGTCAAAGTTGAAGGttgtaaaaattataaggaaCTTATAGATAAAACAAATCTGATGAGTAtggatattaaagatatatctaaattttatgaagcatttaaatcattatgtgaAATGTATACTGAATTTAATGAAAGCACGTCAAATTGCACAAACATTTCGCAAAAAGCTAAAGAATTTGttacaaaatatgataatctTAGTGAAAATTCTGGTGTTACTAGTAATAGTCcctataataaattattgtgTACTTTATCAAGtgattttaataatttaaaaaataaatgtaacgATAGTTCGTCGTTTCCAACGATAGATAAAACAAAAAGTACTATAAAATGTCCTGAGGAAATTTCTGACGCtacatcaagttcgtcgacaGCAAACAAgttatttatagttttatcgatatttggtgcaatagcaatttttttaggaatttcttataag tattcgttgtttggatttcggaaacgatttcaaaaacaaaaattaaaagaaaaaataaaaaatataaagaagagaatgaatcattaa